The following coding sequences lie in one Bacillus rossius redtenbacheri isolate Brsri chromosome 13, Brsri_v3, whole genome shotgun sequence genomic window:
- the LOC134538526 gene encoding gastrula zinc finger protein XlCGF57.1-like isoform X3: protein MDEEQTEDEKNSTLSVCVNNRLLHQQSCSSFQSSHLKTLGLNVGRRTQGLKQLLNHKMCPGVIDNNTNAKHKVGRSLSFSQCSAKFSTNSYLKIHTRIHTGEKPFSCSLCSSKFTGKSSLKVHVRKHTVEKPFSCSLCSAKFSTNNYIKVHMRIHTGEKPFSCLFCDAKFIKNSYLTIHMRKHTGEKPFTCSLCSLKFTRKYSLIVHLRKHTGEMPFSCSLCSAKFAIKRYLILHIRTHTGEKPFSCSLCSSKFIEKSALKVHVRKHTGEKPFSCSLCSSKFSTNSDLKIHTRIHTGEKPFSCSLCSSNFISKSYLKVHMKIHTGEKPFSCSLCSSKFIEKSALKVHVRKHTGEKPFSCSLCSSKFSSKRYLKGHMKIHTGKKPFSCSLCSSKFIEKSALKVHVRKHTGEKPFSCSLCSAKFSTNSYLKIHTRIHTGEKPFSCSLCSSKFIEKSALKVHVRKHTGEKPFSCLFCSAKFSEKRSLGRHLKTHG, encoded by the coding sequence ATGGATGAAGAGCAGACTGAGGATGAAAAAAACTCAACTTTATCAGTTTGTGTGAATAACCGTTTATTACATCAACAATCATGTTCTTCATTTCAGTCAAGTCATTTGAAGACTCTGGGATTGAATGTGGGGAGGCGTACCCAAGGATTGAAGCAATTGTTGAATCACAAGATGTGTCCAGGTGTGATTGATAATAATACTAATGCAAAACACAAAGTAGGGAGATCCTTATCATTTTCACAATGTTCTGCTAAGTTCAGTACAAATAGTTACCTTAAGATACATACGAGAATACACACAGGTGAAAAGCCGTTTTCATGTTCATTGTGTTCTTCTAAGTTCACTGGAAAGAGTTCACTTAAAGTTCATGTAAGAAAACACACTGTTGaaaagccattctcatgttcattatgttctgctaagttcagTACGAATAATTACATTAAGGTTCATATGAGAATACACACAGGTGAAAAACCATTCTCATGTTTATTTTGCGATgctaagttcataaaaaatagttACCTTACAATACATATGAGAAAGCACACTGGCGAAAAGCCATTCACATGTTCACTTTGTTCTTTGAAGTTCACTCGAAAGTATAGTTTGATTGTACACCTCAGAAAACACACGGGTGAGATGCCATTCTCGTGTTCTTTATGTTCTGCTAAGTTCGCAATAAAGAGATATTTGATTCTACACATCAGAACACACACTGGTGaaaagccattctcatgttcattgTGTTCTTCTAAGTTCATTGAAAAGAGTGCACTTAAGGTTCATGTAAGAAAACACACTGGTGaaaagccattctcatgttcattaTGTTCTTCTAAGTTCAGTACAAATAGTGACCTTAAGATACATACGAGAATACACACAGGTGAAAAGCCATTTTCATGTTCATTGTGTTCTTCTAATTTCATTTCTAAAAGTTACCTTAAGGTACATATGAAAATACACACAGGTGAAAAGCCATTTTCATGTTCATTGTGTTCTTCAAAGTTCATTGAAAAGAGTGCACTTAAGGTTCATGTAAGAAAACACACTGGTGaaaagccattctcatgttcattaTGTTCTTCTAAGTTCAGTTCTAAAAGATACCTTAAGGGACATATGAAAATACACACAGGTAAAAAGCCATTTTCATGTTCATTGTGTTCTTCTAAGTTCATTGAAAAGAGTGCACTTAAAGTTCATGTAAGAAAACACACTGGTGaaaagccattctcatgttcattatgttctgctaagttcagTACAAATAGTTACCTTAAGATACATACGAGAATACACACAGGTGAAAAGCCATTTTCATGTTCATTGTGTTCTTCAAAGTTCATTGAAAAGAGTGCACTTAAGGTGCATGTAAGAAAACACACTGGTgagaagccattctcatgttTATTTTGTTCTGCTAAGTTCAGTGAAAAGCGTTCACTTGGTAGGCATCTAAAAACTCATGGATGA